Below is a window of Ahaetulla prasina isolate Xishuangbanna chromosome 1, ASM2864084v1, whole genome shotgun sequence DNA.
AGAAAGTAGCCGGCCCCTTTAAATAGCAGCGTCGGACTGTAGCCGCGCTATGGCATAAAATACCGACGGCTCGCTCGGCTCTTTgaccaaaagaaaggaagggtagGAAAGCCAAGCCACAAAACTTGCAGGAAaacccaaacaaaaaaaaacctgaagccaCTTTCTTAAGAGCTCCGGTGCTTTCGGTCTCTTCCCGCCTTGCCTCCGCGTCCCCTTGGAAAGGGAATCCGGGGGGGCAGAAGAGAGCCGTGGAGCCGGAGATCCATTTCTCCATGCAAGCAGCCAGAGGGCATCAGAGGAGCCAGGCAAGAAGAGAAGCGATTCCCGGGCGAAGTGGGCGGTTCCCCCTTTCCTAAGCCGAGCGGAAGAGCTCTTATCGCTCCCCCACCGGCGCCCGGAGCAGAGAGCCACGCTGCCCTGTCGAAAAGGCAACGAGGCCGGAGGAACAGCCACCAGGCGCGGGGAAGAGAGCGCTTCGGTCTCCCTGCTGGAGCACCAGAACAGGGCGGGGTTGGCGACCCTGGCCATGGCGGCGATCCGCAAGAAGCTGGTGGTGGTGGGCGACGGGGCTTGCGGGAAGACGTGCCTGCTGATCGTCTTCAGCAAAGACGAGTTCCCCGAAGTCTACGTGCCCACCGTCTTCGAGAACTACGTGGCCGACATCGAGGTGGACGGCAAGCAGGTGGAGTTGGCCCTTTGGGACACGGCCGGCCAAGAAGACTACGACCGCTTGCGTCCCCTCTCCTACCCGGACACCGACGTGATCCTCATGTGCTTCTCGGTGGACAGCCCCGACTCCTTGGAGAACATCCCGGAGAAATGGGTGCCCGAGGTGAAGCACTTCTGCCCCAACGTGCCCATCATCCTGGTGGCCAACAAGAAAGACCTGCGCAACGACGAGCACGTTCGCAACGAGCTGGCCCGCATGAAGCAGGAGCCCGTCCGCACCGAAGACGGCCGGGCCATGGCCATCCGCATCCAAGCCTACGATTACCTCGAGTGCTCGGCCAAGACCAAGGAAGGCGTGCGGGAGGTTTTCGAGACGGCCACCAGAGCGGCTTTGCAGAAGCGTTACGGCACCCAGAACGGTTGCATCAATTGTTGCAAGGTGCTATAATATGCCGTGGACGcccggggggagggaggaaggaggggacggGAGACGAGCGTCGAGGGACTCGGGGCTGACTCCTAAAACCCACCGGCAGAACaaggacaaaaacaaaaaaaaaacacccgggGAGGGGGTCGGACCCGCACTCTtcgggggaggggtgggtgggagagagcaAAAGCAGGCGGCCCGCTTGGACGTGGGGGAAGCACTGATTTGCCCCCAGCCGGTTGATGCAAACTCCCGTTCGTTGATCTTGGCTCTCTTAATACGCCTGTGGTTCCTCATTCGCCAAGGACGGTCGTCGGACTCCCGCGAACCGAAGGCGCCGGAGGAAAAGAACTGGACTTGCCTAGCGGGGTGTCGCGCCTAGATCTCCCGTGGCAAAACTGCAGGAGGAGATCGGAAGAGTGTAGCTGCGCCCGCTCCTGCCTTGCTCTTCCCTTGGAAGGAGACTGGTGGACGGGATCTGCCTAGATCGGgatcctttcccccccaccccaccccaactcCCTTGCACTGAATCGGTGTTTTCCTTCAAGCTGGGAAGAGAAGTTCCTGCATTGAGAAACgctgagtgggagggagggagggaggggcatctGCCGAGTGTACATAGCCAATTGTTTGAATTGGGGCAAGGAAAAGATGGGGCTTGTTTTAACACTGGACTGGGACCTTGCTCTCTTTGagactgattttaattttttgggggggcgggggtggggtggggaggttgTTGAATGGATTGGGCTTCCTTCATCTTAGCCCCCTCCACaatgaaaatattcttttttccttcttgagATAACCACTTCTCACAGAAGAATGGTATAATTCTTGGGttgcttggggtggggggggggagggaattccCAAACTTCCCAGAGTCTGGTGCCTGCTGTCCTTGATATGGTTTGGATGCCCTCCTTTCTGCCttttgcccccaccccacccatccctTTAATCCGATTTCTATTGCAAAAGAACCTATTTTGCACAATGATGAGGGTGTTTATTCGGACACCTTAATGCACTTGTGATGTGCAGTGTGACACACTGtaccaatgcaaaaaaaaaaaaaaaacttgcatcaGAACCTCATTTGGAGCACAGTCCAGCTAAGCACTTTCCAGGGGAAACACTTTTTAacaacccccccctcctctcttgaAGTTGAGCCTTTGAAGAACTTTCACCAGATAGCCATCAATGGGACTTTCAaatgcttctctctcttttttgactGGGTCGTGCGCCTTTGTTTCTGTATAACTGATGACTTATGTAAAGCCACTGTAATATCTGCTGGGTATTTGTTGTTGCATCAAGAAACGAGTGGAAACActgtctttttctttaaaaaaaaaagaatgtgtgacattttttgtcatttttttttgttttttgttttgctttttcagcACTAAGTGCCATCTCTGGGTGCCATCTCAAAACAGTAGTACGCTTATTTTCACCCGCCAACTTCGAGTGGGGTGTGTGAATAACCTGTGCTTCTCTGTTTCAGAGAGTTGATTGATTTAATCCCCTTCCCCACTGACCATTTTTAACGGTGGTACTAagagttttattatttaaaaccaACACACAAAACACTATATTGATTTGGTTACAGAAAAGACATGTGAAGTTTACTGAAAATCATCTAAGCTGTATATGCAGGACTTTTTTTGGTAAAGTATTAAAAAGTTCTATGACTACATTCCTGAGATACTCTTGCTTCTTTGTTGTGACTGATTGAATGAACGTCTGTCTGttggttctgaaaaaaaaatgtaagcatTTTCCTTTGAACTACAGCTGTTGGAAACATTAGCATTTTAAACATCCTGGATCTTTACTTTTAGCCTAACTAAAAATGACTTCCCTCAGGCCTACAATACTGTAATAGGACCCCCTAAGAAGCATACATAATATCTCAGTGGCATAGCAGATTAAAATGGGGTGCCATTTttctatcttgttttttttaattgcattaagTGGATTTCAACATCCCAAGTGCATGCAGGACTAAAGTTCTAGAAGTAAAAAGAGCTTGCATTAAAGAGATATTTTTATAACACAGGAGGAGAGGGATTGCTACTTAAAACAAGGTTTTGAGAATGGGTTCTAGATCCTTAGGAAACAGctgtgcagtattttttttttaaaaaaagcctttgtccTGCTTGAATGAGGTCAGTGCCctttgccctgagtcttcagggtCCTAGGGCCCATTATTTACATGGAGACAATAAATTGTAGATCTGCCTTAATGGGATGAAGTATTGATGCCAACTATGCAAAATTCTGAATATTTCTGCTAACCTGCACCAATTTTTTACCACCTTACCTATGATTTGGCATTCTGATCCAAGCATTGGCTCATTCACACATTGTCCTAGTTAATGTAACTCATAATTGAAAATGCTTAAAAATAAACCATAGCTTACTGAAAACCGTTCTCTAGGTTCATACTGATTAAGCATGATCTTTCAATTATTACAACTAGATTCCATAACATACTAGATCAAACAGAGCTCTGAAGTATGTGACTCAGCCATTTCTCAAAGATCTAGGAGATTAATTTTGTCCTTTTTAATATATACAATAAATCACAAAATTACTTTTGAGTGATAGTTGATTTTGTGCCATCAAGTTAGTGTACACTTGATGACTATGTATCGATTTTCTCCTGATTGGTGCTAGTTACCTGGATGTTAATCTACTCATTTATCTTGGTTTACTCACAGATTAGCATGAGCGGGAAGAATAATTAACCAGGCTATTCCACTAGAAATTTCATCCAACCATACAAACAATTGGTTTCAATTAGTGACGATAAAATAAGTCACTTTAAGTGTATTTTCACTTCACTTAAATTACAGTATTAATTTAGTTGGTTATAATTTGAAGCTGGAGGACAGAGCTATCTTGTGACATTATAAAGTTTCAATTTAAGTGAGCAAATACACTTTGGCAAGATTGCTTTGAAATTAAGTGTAATTTGAAAAAGACCCAACTATGCACAGTAGGAGGGGAGTGCATTTGCTAAAATGAATTAATAGTTTTCTAAATTGAAGCACTTACGGCTCTTCACATGATGCTGAAGTGCAGCATTTTTATCATTGAATTTACTGATTTGGGATTGCTGGGAGTTGCAGTTCAGCATCTGGAGGCCATAGATTCTTATTTCTCTCTTAAGCAGTTCAGAGTGGCTCTGTCTGCTCAAGTCAAAAAGATTGGCATTTAGAAGGCAAGGGAGCTGGCTGAGGATCTTGAAAAGTGCAGTGGTGGTGAATTGTGAAAGCACTGCAATAATCGTGCAAGTAAAAAgacttgctttattttattttattttgtccatAACCGGAATAAATGCCTCCTAAGGTTGCCATTTGTGTTACATTGGATCTAAATGTCAAACATATTTGTTAAATATTTACATACATAAAATATAGCCCATCTGTTCCAGTGCCAGAATAGATACATGGAATGCTTGTTCTTTCATTATAACCTCTTAAACTTGTTCttaataatgtttattttaattactcggttttagttttgcttttttttgcctGTAGCCCTAATGAATACACCAGTGATGATGGCATGCTGGAGTTGTGGTTTTGTCCAATTTAAATTTCACTGCATTCAGTGAAATCTGCCTCTTTTGCTTAGACAGCATCTTCACCCTAGgctatttgtatttaaaatttgtatttaaaattttttggccaattgaataagttttttaagggttgtttttaatattgtttgagtggtattttatttggttgttcaccgccctgagtccttcgggagaagggcggtatacaaattaaaatattattattattattattattattgcattccACCTCATTTGCCAGGTTGAGACCCATAGTAAAATCATTACTTATGAACAATGGGATGTGGTTGGCAGTATCACCTCCAGGTTCCCTTAGGAATTACCTCTTAATCAACCAGTTGTTTAATTTTACCATTATTTGGTGATGTTTCCCTGACCCAACTTAAGTTgggatatttttattttgcttttgccCCTTAAGAACCCCATTTTTGTTACCCCACCTCCCATTTCACCAATATATCCATAGCTGCCTAACAGGCCTATATAGGATCAGACATCCATTATATGTCCCAAATCCTCAGTATTGTAGGCCATCAGTGATTTCTCTTCGGTCCATTGCAAGGTGCTCTGGAAACCTCAAAATCCTCTGAGACAATTTGGTTGGAACTGAAATCCTCTAAGAATTGTGCAGCTTCGTTAATTTATGAAATCCTTGGATATGAACCCAAGAGTGATTTGAAGGAGGGATACATCAGAAATCTACCACTGCagggaaaactgaaaaaaaaacacaataagtCAATATGAGTCATAAGTTGTTTGATCTGCCACTTCTAGGACTTCAGTTCCCATTAAGTAAGTTTTAGTTAATAAGTATTTTAACAGCAATTCTGAATAGGCTTTTCCTTGTCTTTCAGCTGGAAACTAGAAGTGATTGTGATTTGTTTTCCTAGTCTTGCTCATGTGTTGGATCACTGTATGTGCACTTCACATTAGCTCTATAAAGATAAAAGGAAGTTTTGAAATCCATCTTGTAAGCTAATATAAATGAAGAACATCTGCAGTTTTATACGTGTTTTATAATAACAATGCTCTGGCACAGCCTGTGATACAGGCGCATCTCCTTTTATtaccacaattttttttccttgaggtaaTAGAAGCCAGTTGGTGAATATTAGAACAGAGCTGGTAAAGTGAATATTGCTACTCCGTGTGGGAGAGATCATCAAGCTGGCAGATTTTCAGACCACCACAGGCAGGCCTCAATTCCTCTTAATCAACCAGTTGTTTAATTTTACCATTATTTGGTGATGTTTCCCTGACCCAACTTAAGTTgggatatttttattttgcttttgccCCTTAAGAACCCCATTTTTGTTACCCCACCTCCCATTTCACCAATATATCCATAGCTGCCTAACAGGCCTATATAGGATCAGACATCCATTATATGTCCCAAATCCTCAGTATTGTAGGCCATCAGTGATTTCTCTTCGGTCCATTGCAAGGTGCTCTGGAAACCTCAAAATCCTCTGAGACAATTTGGTTGGAACTGAAATCCTCTAAGAATTGTGCAGCTTCGTTAATTTATGAAATCCTTGGATATGAACCCAAGAGTGATTTGAAGGAGGGATACATCAGAAATCTACCACTGCAGGgtaaactgaaaaaaatatatcaataagTCAATATGAGTCATAAGTTGTTTGATCTGCCACTTCTAGGACTTCAGTTCCCATTAAGTAAGTTTTAGTTAATAAGTATTTTAACAGCAATTCTGAATAGGCTTTTCCTTGTCTTTCAGCTGGAAACTAGAAGTGATTGTGATTTGTTTTCCTAGTCTTGCTCATGTGTTGGATCACTGTATGTGCACTTCACATTAGCTCTATAAAGATAAAAGGAAGTTTTGAAATCCATCTTGTAAGCTAATATAAATGAAGAACATCTGCAGTTTTATACGTGTTTTATAATAACAATGCTCTGGCACAGCCTGTGATACAGGCGCATCTCCTTTTATtaccacaattttttttccttgaggtaaTAGAAGCCAGTTGGTGAATATTAGAACAGAGCTGGTAAAGTGAATATTGCTACTCCGTGTGGGAGAGATCATCAAGCTGGCAGATTTTCAGACCACCACAGGCAGGCCTCAATTCCTCTTAATTAAACATGTCTTTCAAGATTGCTTCAAGGACAAGAATTATTAAAAGTGCCAGAAAAATGCCACAGAAACTACAGCTATGGGATATTTCATACTCAACAAGTTCTCCTCAGTTTAAATGtggttttgaaataaaaatatggtGGTAGTTCAATCTCAGTCAAAAGCTGAAGTCTTATGCATGCTTATCCATGGCAAACATAATAGACATGGTCCTAGCTGGGTGCCCTGTTTGTTCAGAACAAAAATGTCTCTTGATAGCACAGCGTTCTCCATCATGGTAGGCCATAATTTCACACGAATCCAGTCCTTTCTTATTTATAGTTTGATAAAGTGTGGTGTATAGTTTGATGGAGCCAATTGGGTGTCACAGTTAAGGTGCTgatctagaaaccaggaaatggtgagttctagtcgtgCTTTAGGCAGGAAAACTGACTTTCTTaaaaagcttaatgttaaccgctccaatcttgattgcagaaaatatgacttcagtaacagagttgttaatacttggaatatactacctgactccgtggtctcatcccaaaatccccaaaactttaacctaagactgtctactgttgacctcaccccattcctaagaggtcggtaaggggcatgaataagagcaccagcgtgcctaccgttcctgtcctattgtttcgttTCTCTCAGTTCAACCTACCTCACAGTAcgggttgtggagaaaataagagaaggattacgtatgtttgccactttgagttactcctaaaataataaaagcaggataaaaatcaaataagtaCATAGCAGAATCTAAACTATCCACATAATTTTTGTCGTCATGGTGCTTTTCTGGtttgtaaaggtttcccctgaccAGTTGTATCCAACTctgggaggtggtgctcatctccatgccTTAGCTGAGTGAGCAAGCATTgttcaaagacatttctgtggtcctgTGGCTACCATGTTTATACACTGAGGTGCATggaaccttcccactgaagtggtacctatttatctactcgcattttgcATGTCTGCTTAGGTGGGCAGGATCCACTATAAAAATttgacaaaccccccccccccacaaaatgaCTGATCCAGAGCAGAAGCTGGGCATGCCCACATAGAATCCTTTTTCTGctaattcaaaacaaacaaaaaacaaaacccacccaGAGCATTAATGTGTCCATCCGCAGGAGGGTTGTCATGATGAGGTGGAAACTGCAAGGGGTTCTGCAATGCTGATTTGTGTGTATCACCATGCATCACTTCAGCACACTCATTGCATTTGTGGATGTGCTGAGTACTTAGAgccacattccatgacatttagAAGGTGGCATAAATCAAGAGAACATCTTGGTTTTATTAATGCCAAAGAAGTCTCATGCAAGAAGCATCATTAGCTTTGACTTTATTTTGACAGATTGGTATTATTTTAGAGAACAAGGCAGAAAAAAACAGCTGTACAAACATAACACTCCCAAGTCTTCCCCAGGCTGGCAGAATGAACTAcagtgtcagagagagagagagagagagagagagagagagagagagagagagagagagggtggcagGATCcgggaaaagaggctgcctctgaaTTTATTGCGTTCCTGAACCCCCTGCTTAATACtgcaggagagccagtttggtcgaGTGCAGGGGTCGTGGTATCATGTCGTTGTGAGTATCGCaactttccccctttgctaaatggagtaggcgtggccagcatgtgacgaaTCTGGCCTGTggtctgcgagtttgacacccctggttaagGCATCATTAagtctaaatcagtggtagtcaacctggtccctaccgcccactagtgggcattccagctttcatgatgggcagtaggggttttgtccaatactgaagcactttccttttttttttaatttaattgacttttttaaaaaaattcatagcattatttaaaaacattttcattaagttttcataaaattccccatgacaatttaaatttctgaaaatatactatttgtattgcccgcgcataagtttagttcacgttacgtaagtgaaagtaaatggcgctatagtgcgactgcaaacaaaacagcctcgtcccagaatagctcgcgcatctcccccccaccgcccagctgtaacagacaagcagagctggtagccgccgtccccacccccaacccaatccacaatgcgcgagaggcatgtgcagacggcgATagacggcgcattactgtggaaccggtgggcggttagaaaattttactactaacagagatacaaatgtGGGCggcaggtataaaaaggttgactacccctggtctagataaaCAAGATTGGGaggtctagtcctgccttggccataaaagccagctgggtcactCTCCCTCAGCCAAACTCGCCTCGCAAGGTGgttgtgggcaaaataggaggaggtatGCTGGagatattcactgccttgagttgtcTGTGAAActgataaaggtgggatacaaataaataaataattctgtgaGCACAAGAGAATGAGAAGAAAGCAACTGTTCTTATGTGCCAAGTCTGTAGCTATAAGAAatggaaaactggaaaaatggGCAAAGACCAAAATGATGTATTTACCCCCTTATTTAATATTAGCAGCATTATTTTAGAGATGACAAAGATCCTGGCCAGTTAATATGGTCACCTAGCAAGCACTTGCA
It encodes the following:
- the RHOB gene encoding rho-related GTP-binding protein RhoB yields the protein MAAIRKKLVVVGDGACGKTCLLIVFSKDEFPEVYVPTVFENYVADIEVDGKQVELALWDTAGQEDYDRLRPLSYPDTDVILMCFSVDSPDSLENIPEKWVPEVKHFCPNVPIILVANKKDLRNDEHVRNELARMKQEPVRTEDGRAMAIRIQAYDYLECSAKTKEGVREVFETATRAALQKRYGTQNGCINCCKVL